The Zygosaccharomyces rouxii strain CBS732 chromosome G complete sequence genome contains a region encoding:
- the UIP4 gene encoding Uip4p (some similarities with uniprot|Q08926 Saccharomyces cerevisiae YPL186C UIP4 Protein of unknown function) has product MVKVIYGHSADHFKELKVAGDFSQWEIKPMLKNSEFWEYNFYKGSLPPEAKALHFKFIDDNGIWFTDNDYAKETDANNNENNVRILTAEEIGELGGDDDEMEEAGESSYDINDEGPVRPAPTPTARELKEPNESGELDESTVIVNHADVQEVNRDGERPETSGTVYSQGREVTDQYKTILARIIAFFTNLFRSWFSH; this is encoded by the coding sequence ATGGTAAAGGTTATATATGGGCATTCTGCAGATCacttcaaagaattgaaagtCGCTGGCGACTTTAGTCAATGGGAAATTAAGCCAATGCTTAAGAATTCTGAGTTTTGGGAGTACAATTTCTACAAGGGCTCACTACCTCCAGAGGCTAAGGCTTTACACTTCAAATTCATAGATGACAATGGTATTTGGTTCACTGACAATGATTATGCAAAGGAGACAGACgctaataataatgaaaataacGTCAGAATTTTAACAGCTGAGGAGATAGGAGAATTaggtggtgatgatgatgagatgGAAGAAGCAGGAGAATCGTCATATGATATTAACGATGAAGGTCCTGTTAGACCAGCGCCAACGCCAACTGCACGCGAATTGAAGGAACCTAACGAAAGTGGTGAATTAGATGAATCTACTGTAATTGTTAATCATGCAGATGTTCAAGAGGTCAATAGAGATGGTGAAAGGCCTGAAACTTCTGGCACCGTTTACAGCCAAGGCCGTGAGGTTACAGATCAGTACAAAACAATTTTAGCAAGAATCATAGCCTTCTTTACAAATCTGTTTCGTTCCTGGTTCAGccattga
- the LCL3 gene encoding Lcl3p (similar to uniprot|P53153 Saccharomyces cerevisiae YGL085W Hypothetical ORF) has protein sequence MGDNRNLPVTQPNSINFNVVILSIFFSGSFIGAWAFFNRFLKQYTKATEIPQNVFRKRWLFGKVTAVGDGDNFHFFHAPGGLIAGWGWLRPLPELNKSDPPISSSKVGSSVPIHRRIFDSIFGRNKTRTAYSNYFLGLPVPYKNKRNLPTISIRICGVDAPERAHFGNPAQPFSEEALIWLRHTLIGKCVWIKPLAVDQYNRCVAKVEYWTWTGWKNVSLEMVKQGLAVVYESKTSAEFDGEEDKYRFHEMAAKARRRGIWSQKQFETPGEYKRRI, from the coding sequence ATGGGTGACAATCGAAATCTGCCCGTCACCCAACCAAAttctatcaatttcaatgtGGTAATACTCtctatatttttttcaggATCGTTTATTGGTGCTTGGGCCTTTTTCAACAGATTTTTAAAACAATACACAAAGGCTACTGAGATACCCCAGAACGTATTTCGTAAACGTTGGTTGTTTGGAAAAGTGACTGCTGTAGGAGATGGTGATaatttccactttttcCATGCACCTGGCGGTTTGATCGCTGGTTGGGGTTGGTTAAGGCCACTACCTGAACTCAATAAATCCGATCCGCCAATctcatcttccaaagttgGATCATCAGTACCAATTCATAGgagaatttttgattcaatATTCGGTAGAAATAAAACGAGAACTGCATACTCCAACTATTTCTTGGGGTTACCGGTACCTtataagaataaaagaaatctACCCACAATATCCATACGTATATGTGGTGTTGATGCACCGGAAAGAGCTCATTTTGGAAATCCTGCTCAACCATTTAGTGAAGAAGCACTCATCTGGTTAAGACATACACTGATAGGTAAATGCGTTTGGATTAAACCATTAGCAGTCGATCAATACAACAGATGTGTTGCCAAAGTAGAATATTGGACTTGGACCGGTTGGAAAAATGTCAGCTTAGAGATGGTTAAGCAAGGTTTAGCTGTGGTTTATGAATCGAAGACATCAGCAGAATTTGACGGCGAAGAAGATAAATACAGATTTCATGAAATGGCGGCAAAGGCTCGTAGAAGAGGTATATGGTCTCAAAAACAGTTTGAAACACCAGGGGAATACAAGAGGAGGAtttaa
- a CDS encoding uncharacterized protein (similar to uniprot|P01149 Saccharomyces cerevisiae YPL187W MF(ALPHA)1 Mating pheromone alpha-factor made by alpha cells interacts with mating type a cells to induce cell cycle arrest and other responses leading to mating also encoded by MF(ALPHA)2 although MF(ALPHA)1 produces most alpha-factor): MRLSIALGVTFGAVAGLTAPVEEVKRDADAHFIELDPGQPMFKREAEAHFIELDPGQPMFKREAEAEAHFIELDPGQPMFKREAEAEAHFIELDPGQPMFKREAEADAHFIELDPGQPMFKRDADAHFIELDPGQPMFKREAEAEAHFVELDPGQPMFKREAEADAHFIELDPGQPMFKRGEIESAA; the protein is encoded by the coding sequence atgaGATTATCTATTGCTTTGGGGGTTACTTTTGGTGCTGTTGCAGGTTTGACAGCTCCTGTGGAAGAAGTTAAAAGAGATGCCGATGCTCATTTTATCGAATTGGACCCAGGCCAACCAATGTTCAAGAGGGAAGCTGAAGCTCATTTTATTGAGCTAGACCCGGGTCAGCCCATGTTTAAGAGAGAGGCAGAAGCGGAAGCCCATTTTATCGAATTGGACCCAGGCCAACCAATGTTCAAGAGGGAAGCTGAGGCTGAAGCCCATTTCATTGAACTGGACCCAGGTCAGCCTATGTTTAAGAGAGAGGCAGAAGCCGATGCTCATTTCATTGAGTTAGACCCAGGTCAACCCATGTTCAAAAGGGACGCTGATGCACATTTTATTGAACTCGATCCAGGCCAACCGATGTTTAAGAGGGAAGCTGAGGCTGAGGCTCACTTTGTGGAATTAGACCCTGGTCAACCAATGTTCAAGAGAGAAGCAGAGGCGGACGCCCACTTTATCGAGCTAGATCCTGGTCAACCGATGTTCAAAAGAGGTGAAATCGAATCTGCTGCATGA
- the MAD1 gene encoding coiled-coil domain-containing protein MAD1 (similar to uniprot|P40957 Saccharomyces cerevisiae YGL086W MAD1 Coiled-coil protein involved in the spindle-assembly checkpoint phosphorylated by Mps1p upon checkpoint activation which leads to inhibition of the activity of the anaphase promoting complex forms a complex with Mad2p) — protein MVSSNGGSSPFLESPVHASPKMSPQTDRQVMSLQYKLNTVQNEFEIEKLRLQQQSNLLDKKYRNVVEELEKALDDTKYLYETNGRLEQELSDLKNSSNQNDDTRDEELRRLRSELRAKDYRIDELESNYQSKLSKLERKLENNQVESQSSQTLLKRYEEEISKQSGQIKMLQRANSEKDDELATLKASNVVTQHHNYSTEDLQELTVTNKMLQDQLQYSKELEEANMQQAGELKRLRMTSESQNFWKSENEKLQNKVEQLNLLEKQFQDSQLENVQLKSQIASWGLYTDGKQSPEDIVRDWTLTKKECIVLNDENKKIRFDLMNLKNLNDELAHERNQLLELNKNYEANIINLKKLNHEVEQQKQLSFEECRLLRIEMEELSKFSKDSNRDADAGYGSLVDSYKNQTEDLTGELKKLNDQLLAREPATKKRKASDQLGLNYSQRLNELQLENVSLSRELKKCQDTITILEDKIKNLTELKEKKIRILQLRDNPLLKDQFVKRKQLELLKKENADLLQFAQANNNGDKELESVPISVYESINFEIKQREEGLFRANKKFVRLKEVFNKKSLEFIDVVNSLLGFRLEFQQDGKVKIISCFKPERSLVVDLNQNTLKSNLDRDIEDWESLLQLWVDQRGQIPCFLATITLKLWEESA, from the coding sequence ATGGTTAGCAGTAATGGTGGGTCATCTCCATTTTTGGAGAGTCCTGTCCATGCCTCTCCCAAGATGAGCCCACAGACTGATCGCCAAGTAATGTCATTACAATACAAGTTAAACACTGTACagaatgaatttgaaattgaaaaactgAGATTACAACAGCAATCGAATTTGTTGGATAAGAAATATAGAAatgttgttgaagaattggagaagGCATTGGATGATACCAAGTATCTTTATGAGACTAATGGAAGATTGgaacaagaattatcagatttgaaaaacagTTCGAACCAAAACGACGATACTAGAGATGAGGAATTACGAAGACTGAGGTCTGAATTACGTGCTAAAGATTATCGAATTGATGAGTTGGAATCAAATTACCAATCTAAGCTAtcaaaattggaaaggAAATTAGAAAACAACCAAGTGGAATCTCAGAGTTCACAGACATTACTCAAAAGGTATGAAGAGGAGATCTCAAAACAATCAGGCCAGATCAAGATGTTGCAGAGAGCCAACAGTGAAAAGGACGATGAATTGGCTACTTTGAAGGCATCTAATGTGGTGACACAACATCACAATTATTCCACAGaggatttacaagaattgacaGTTACAAATAAGATGTTGcaagatcaattgcaatATTCgaaggaattagaagagGCCAACATGCAACAGGCAGGTGAACTGAAAAGGTTGAGGATGACAAGCGAGTCACAAAATTTCTGGAAAagtgaaaatgaaaaactGCAAAATAAGGTAGAACAGCTAAATCTTTTAGAAAAACAATTCCAGGAttctcaattggaaaacgtTCAACTAAAATCACAAATCGCATCTTGGGGGCTCTATACGGATGGGAAACAAAGTCCTGAGGATATTGTTCGCGATTGGACACtaacaaagaaagaatGCATTGTATTGAATGAcgaaaataaaaagattagatttgatttgatgaatttgaaaaatctcaatgatgaattggCCCATGAGCGTAATCAACTATTAGAGTTAAACAAAAACTATGAAGCCAATATcattaatttgaaaaaattaaaccATGAAGTGGAGCAACAAAAGCAGTTatcatttgaagaatgtAGACTTCTCAGAATCGAGATGGAGGAGCTTTCTAAATTCTCTAAGGACTCCAATAGAGATGCAGATGCGGGCTATGGATCACTTGTAGATAGCTATAAAAATCAAACTGAAGATTTAACTGGTgagttgaagaaattgaacgATCAGTTACTGGCTCGTGAACCTGCGACGAAGAAACGTAAGGCAAGTGATCAATTGGGACTCAATTATTCTCAAAGACTTAACGAACtacaattggaaaatgttaGCCTgtcaagagaattgaagaaatgtCAAGATACCATTACGATTCTCGAAgacaaaatcaaaaatctAACGGAgttaaaagaaaagaagataCGTATCTTACAATTACGAGATAATCCTTTACTCAAGGACCAATTCGTGAAGAGGAAACAGTTGGAACTTCTCAAGAAGGAGAATGCagatcttttacaatttgCGCAGGCCAATAATAACGGTGACAAAGAATTGGAGTCGGTCCCCATATCAGTTTACGAATCCATAAACTTTGAAATCAAACAACGAGAAGAAGGATTGTTCAGAGCGAATAAAAAGTTTGTCAGGCTCAAAGAAGTATTTAATAAAAAATCATTGGAATTTATCGATGTTGTGAATTCCTTATTAGGCTTCAGATTAGAGTTTCAACAAGATGGTAAAGTGAAGATAATTTCATGTTTTAAACCGGAAAGATCATTGGTGGTAGatttaaatcaaaataCCTTAAAATCGAACCTGGATCGAGATATCGAGGATTGGGAAagtcttcttcaactttgGGTGGATCAAAGAGGCCAGATACCTTGCTTCTTGGCAACAATTACCCTCAAATTGTGGGAAGAATCAGCGTAA
- the POS5 gene encoding NADH kinase (highly similar to uniprot|Q06892 Saccharomyces cerevisiae YPL188W POS5 Mitochondrial NADH kinase phosphorylates NADH also phosphorylates NAD() with lower specificity required for the response to oxidative stress) — translation MLLRVPLRLGRFYTSLEYPAIRIRDYSKYVSLKSVQDLRLATSPDFVTSANSKLQSLIWQKPMQNVFITKKPWTETTRSSMVHFISYLHDSFPEINVIVQPDVADEIAQDFRSTPRQDPHQPHILYTGTDEEIVSRTDLLVTLGGDGTILRAVSIFGNRQVPPVLAFSLGTLGFLLPFDYQEHRRVFEKVISSRAKCLHRTRLECHIIRNGQSEDCSLATSLHAMNDLFLHRGNSPHLANLDIFIDGDFLTRTSADGVAFSTPTGSTAYSLSAGGSIVSPLVPSILLTPICPRSLSFRPLILPHSSHIRVRVGSKATQGPANAMVKLSVDGIPQEDLRIGDEIHVVNEVGTIYLNGSQLPSTSNKRQVSERRKSIKNSGIYCIAKTENDWTRGLNELLGFNSSFRLTKPQKEEELERDLTD, via the coding sequence ATGCTGCTAAGGGTGCCACTACGTCTTGGTAGGTTTTATACCTCGTTAGAATACCCTGCTATTAGGATACGAGATTATTCGAAATATGTGTCCTTGAAATCAGTACAGGATTTAAGACTAGCAACCTCACCAGATTTCGTAACGTCAGCTAATTCGAAATTGCAATCTTTGATATGGCAAAAGCCTATGCAAAATGTTTTTATTACCAAGAAACCATGGACAGAAACTACAAGGAGTTCAATGgttcattttatttcatACTTACACGACTCGTTTCCCGAAATCAACGTTATTGTACAACCAGATGTTGCTGATGAGATTGCTCAAGATTTTAGAAGTACACCACGTCAAGACCCCCATCAACCTCACATTTTGTATACAGgaactgatgaagaaattgtgAGTAGAACCGATCTATTGGTTACGTTGGGTGGTGATGGTACTATTCTACGTGCAGTGTCAATTTTCGGCAATAGGCAAGTACCACCAGTATTGGCTTTTTCACTGGGTACTTTGGGATTTCTACTGCCGTTTGATTACCAAGAACATCGAAGGGTTTTCGAAAAAGTTATTAGTTCAAGGGCTAAATGTTTGCATAGAACTAGATTGGAGTGCCATATTATCCGTAATGGGCAAAGTGAGGACTGCTCGCTGGCAACCTCTCTACACGCAATGAAcgatctttttcttcacaGAGGTAATTCACCACATTTAGCCAACTTGGATATCTTTATCGATGGTGATTTTTTGACAAGAACTTCAGCTGACGGTGTTGCATTTTCAACACCAACTGGTTCAACTGCATATTCTTTATCAGCAGGTGGCTCAATAGTTTCACCTTTGGTGCCTAGTATCTTATTAACACCAATTTGTCCCCGTTCGCTTTCTTTCAGACCATTAATTTTACCCCATTCCTCTCACATTAGAGTTAGAGTCGGTTCAAAAGCTACACAGGGACCTGCTAACGCCATGGTCAAACTATCAGTAGATGGTATTCCACAGGAAGATTTGAGAATCggtgatgaaattcatGTAGTTAATGAAGTGGGGACCATCTATTTGAACGGTTCGCAACTACCAAGCACATCCAACAAGAGACAAGTCAGCGAGAGGAGGAAGAGTATAAAGAACTCAGGAATCTACTGCATTGCCAAGACCGAGAACGACTGGACCAGGGGTCTTAACGAACTACTAGGATTTAATTCTAGTTTCAGGTTGACAAAACCCCAGAAGGAAGAGGAACTCGAAAGAGATCTAACGGACTAG
- the MMS2 gene encoding E2 ubiquitin-conjugating protein MMS2 (similar to uniprot|P28263 Saccharomyces cerevisiae YEL012W UBC8 Ubiquitin-conjugating enzyme that negatively regulates gluconeogenesis by mediating the glucose-induced ubiquitination of fructose-1 6-bisphosphatase (FBPase) cytoplasmic enzyme that catalyzes the ubiquitination of histones in vitro), with translation MSKVPRSFRLLEELEKGEKGLGPESCSYGLADSDDISMTTWNGTILGPPHSNHENRIYSLSIECGPNYPDHPPTIKFISKINLPCVDSKTGQVTPSTFHTLRDWKRAYNMETILLELRKEMATPANKKLPQPKEGSTF, from the exons ATGTCCAAAGT ACCAAGAAGTTTTAGATTGTTAGAAGAGCTAGAGAAAGGTGAAAAAGGTTTGGGACCCGAATCTTGTAGTTATGGATTAGCAGATAGTGATGATATTAGTATGACAACATGGAACGGTACAATTTTGGGTCCACCTCACAGTAATCATGAAAATCGAATCTATTCGCTATCCATAGAATGTGGACCTAATTATCCTGATCATCCACCAACGATTAAGTTTATATCGAAGATTAACCTTCCATGTGTGGATTCAAAGACTGGACAGGTCACCCCATCAACTTTTCATACTCTGCGTGATTGGAAAAGGGCTTACAATATGGAGACTATACTATTGGAGCTAAGAAAAGAGATGGCAACTCCTGCAAATAAGAAGTTACCGCAACCTAAGGAAGGATCTacattttaa
- the GUP1 gene encoding O-acyltransferase (similar to uniprot|P53154 Saccharomyces cerevisiae YGL084C GUP1 Multimembrane-spanning protein and similar to uniprot|Q08929 Saccharomyces cerevisiae YPL189W GUP2), whose product MVLEALTDGLQRFFSFGVLDHRLEPSSRDRRRQMLLSKIYATPRGRVSSKVSKQGPFGDLAIQSPLWKTWEFKFYYLAFVIVVPLTIKSVMDASSEENPNYSLYEPLLSRGWIFGRKVDNSDLQYSFFRDNLPLLLGVMVLHTSIKRITLKLTKISKVYFDFIFGIAFVVAAFGVNCFKYFAEILITFSIGSAFKFNPRLAILLSWTFGISLLFFNQKYSRYSYGSISSILSCLDGQFQGLIPRWDVFFNFTLLKILSYNMDFLEKWQEKQSADINNSSIALKSLGKVSPPGSRSESPMSNASGSATGSSLELHKTRSNQHPLEEKERLVAPHPLHDYNLLHYIAYVTYTPLFIAGPTITFNDYLYQTRVTLPSISLRNTTVYAIRFAFCFLTMEVIVHFAYVVAITQRKAWYGDSPFQIFMIGLFGLTVVWLKLLIPWRLFRLWALMDCTDTPENMIRCVYNNYSCLAFWRAWHRSFNKWVVRYIYIPLGGSQNRILTSLAVFSFVAIWHDIKLRLLLWGWLIVLLLLPEMFATKYMNRYSDRSWYRHLCAAGGVVNIWVMVIANLFGFCMGTEGTKDFLKEIFGTVAGLRFFLLASGFLFIMVQIMFEQREHEKRKGINIRC is encoded by the coding sequence ATGGTACTCGAGGCATTGACAGATGGGTTGCAGAGGTTCTTCTCCTTTGGTGTGTTGGATCACCGTTTGGAACCTTCATCAAGAGATAGAAGACGCCAGATGCTACTTTCCAAGATCTATGCGACTCCTCGAGGTAGGGTTAGTTCCAAAGTGTCTAAGCAAGGTCCTTTTGGCGATTTAGCGATACAATCACCTCTGTGGAAGACATGGGAGTTTAAGTTTTACTATTTAGCGTTTGTCATAGTGGTGCCGCTAACAATTAAGAGTGTTATGGATGCAAGTAGTGAGGAAAATCCCAATTACTCACTTTATGAACCGCTATTGAGCCGGGGATGGATATTCGGTCGCAAGGTTGATAATAGTGATTTGCAATACAGTTTCTTCAGAGATAACCTACCGCTTTTGTTGGGGGTAATGGTTTTGCATACAAGCATTAAAAGAATTACTTTAAAGTTAACCAAAATATCCAAAGTAtattttgattttatcTTCGGAATTGCGTTTGTGGTAGCAGCTTTTGGTGTCAATTgtttcaaatattttgcaGAGATTTTGATTACATTTAGCATCGGTAGTGCATTTAAATTTAACCCTCGTTTGGCAATTTTACTTTCATGGACATTTGGTATTTCActtttattctttaacCAAAAATACAGTAGATATTCCTATGGTAgtatttcatcaatactATCATGCTTAGATGGTCAATTCCAAGGTTTAATACCACGATGGGATGTTTTCTTTAACTTTACTTTATTAAAGATACTGAGCTACAACATGGATTTCCTCGAAAAATGGCAGGAGAAACAATCTGCAGATATTAATAACTCTTCTATTGCCCTTAAATCATTGGGAAAAGTCAGTCCTCCTGGAAGTCGAAGCGAGTCTCCTATGTCCAATGCAAGCGGTTCAGCTACAGGTTCTAGTCTCGAACTTCATAAAACAAGATCCAATCAACatcctttggaagaaaaagagagaTTGGTTGCACCTCATCCTCTGCATGATTACAATTTATTGCATTACATTGCATATGTGACTTATACTCCTCTTTTCATTGCAGGTCCTACCATTACTTTTAATGATTATTTATACCAAACTAGAGTCACACTGCCCTCAATTTCACTTAGAAACACAACAGTCTATGCCATTAGATTTGCATTTTGTTTCTTAACGATGGAAGTTATCGTCCATTTTGCATATGTGGTAGCTATTACCCAAAGAAAGGCATGGTATGGTGATTCgccatttcaaattttcatgATTGGATTATTTGGTTTAACAGTCGTTTGGTTAAAACTATTGATCCCCTGGAGATTGTTTAGGTTATGGGCACTTATGGATTGTACCGATACTCCCGAAAACATGATTCGTTGCGTCTATAACAATTACAGCTGTCTAGCATTTTGGAGAGCTTGGCATAGGAGTTTTAACAAGTGGGTGGTTCGTTATATTTATATTCCACTTGGCGGTTCTCAAAACAGAATTCTAACTTCATTGGCGGTATTTTCATTTGTGGCTATTTGGCACGATATTAAATTGAGATTATTGCTATGGGGGTGGCTAATCgttttattattattaccagAAATGTTTGCCACTAAATACATGAATCGTTATTCTGATAGATCTTGGTACAGACATCTTTGTGCCGCTGGCGGTGTGGTTAACATTTGGGTGATGGTAATTGCCAATTTGTTTGGATTTTGTATGGGAACTGAGGGAaccaaagattttttaaaagaaatttttggaacCGTTGCTGGTCTTagatttttcctcttggCTAGTGGTTTTCTATTCATCATGGTTCAAATTATGTTTGAACAACGTGAACACGAAAAGAGAAAGGGTATTAACATAAGATGTTAA